In Aneurinibacillus sp. REN35, a genomic segment contains:
- a CDS encoding YuiA family protein codes for MNEKMNQETCVYCEGNGYFQLVTGGSTTCPSCSGQGRVSTYEPEMTARVK; via the coding sequence ATGAATGAGAAGATGAATCAAGAGACGTGCGTATACTGTGAGGGAAATGGTTACTTTCAGCTTGTAACCGGAGGATCGACCACATGTCCGTCCTGCAGCGGTCAGGGAAGAGTGTCCACCTATGAACCAGAAATGACAGCAAGGGTAAAATAG
- a CDS encoding YuiB family protein, translating into MNIAQFIIGIPLFIVLLFGIGFILNMLVKTTWMPTLLYVSVVVGVLIYLVMNNRTPHVVDYVMLVSGLLGAVASGWTIKMLRTKGYRMF; encoded by the coding sequence TTGAATATTGCACAATTTATTATTGGAATCCCGCTTTTTATCGTCCTCCTTTTCGGAATCGGCTTTATCTTGAATATGCTTGTAAAAACGACGTGGATGCCAACATTGTTGTATGTAAGCGTCGTAGTAGGTGTACTTATATATCTGGTTATGAATAATCGAACGCCGCATGTAGTAGATTATGTTATGCTAGTCTCCGGTTTGCTTGGCGCTGTTGCCAGCGGATGGACGATTAAAATGCTGCGAACCAAAGGGTACCGTATGTTCTA